The following proteins are co-located in the Anomalospiza imberbis isolate Cuckoo-Finch-1a 21T00152 chromosome 1, ASM3175350v1, whole genome shotgun sequence genome:
- the MYBL1 gene encoding myb-related protein A isoform X1 produces the protein MAERRRSEEDDDFQYMDHDYEVPQQKGLKKICSKVKWTREEDERLKKLVEQNGTDDWAFIASHLQNRSDFQCQHRWQKVLNPELIKGPWTKEEDQRVIELVQKYGPKRWSLIAKHLKGRIGKQCRERWHNHLNPEVKKSSWTEEEDRIIYEAHKRLGNRWAEIAKLLPGRTDNSIKNHWNSTMRRKVEQEGYLQSVIKSESAGSAELQPQPCLTMEHLHTQNQFYVPVQTHIPAYQYASPEGSCLEHAPSSSNIVQQPFIDDDPDKEKKIKELELLLMSAENEIRRKQMSSQAGSLSCWSGNFIMEDCMPNTLSGLEEQTSNFYSMDETRITAVQQNSPPKYLGVEANRMLTPLQTIPEFAEALDLMDIDPVAWSDTCFELSEAVVSPVKPAPVKLMRLQHSEGAAECQYNVGVMLDGKNHSSISGDEETVFSTTSNLTKFSNPPAILRKKKRLRVGQSPVSDLNDGLCNDAVNVPLKRTPVKTLPFSPSQFFNTCSGNEQFNFENPAFTSTPICGQKVLITTPLHKEMTPQDQKENVGFRSPTMRRSLLGSTPRTPTPFKNALAAQEKKYGPLRLMSQPLAFSEEDIREVLKEETGTDIFPKEEDDTLYRNCKQEHNFSKKVRKSLVLDPQEKEEVGAQRLTEDNSLDVQSKNAYTTSLLMTPLLEIQDNRCNLTSEKQDTNSANKANAVIKKKLNTCATKNVKMEKVLQPNRDWEAVVYGKTEDQLIMTEQARRYLSTYTATNSNSRSLIL, from the exons ATGGCGGAGAGACGGCGCAG TGAGGAAGATGATGACTTTCAATATATGGATCATGACTATGAAGTACCACAGCAAAAAGGTTTGAAGAAGATATGTAGCAAGGTGAAATGGACCCGCGAAGAg GATGAAAGGCTAAAGAAGCTGGTGGAACAAAATGGTACAGATGATTGGGCTTTCATTGCTAGTCATCTACAA AATCGTTCAGATTTTCAGTGCCAGCATCGATGGCAGAAGGTACTAAACCCGGAATTGATTAAAGGTCCCTGGACTAAAGAAGAAGATCAGAGG GTTATTGAATTAGTTCAGAAGTATGGTCCAAAGCGCTGGTCTCTAATTGCAAAACACCTGAAAGGAAGAATAGGCAAGCAATGCAGAGAAAGATGGCATAACCATCTCAATCCTGAGGTAAAAAAGTCTTCGTGGACAGAAGAAGAGGACAGGATAATTTATGAAGCTCACAAGCGTTTGGGAAACCGATGGGCTGAAATAGCAAAACTTCTTCCTGGAAG GACTGATAATTCAATTAAAAATCACTGGAATTCAACAATGCGAAGAAAAGTGGAACAGGAGGGATATTTGCAAAGTGTTATAAAGTCTGAAAGTGCTGGTTCTGCTGAACTTCAGCCCCAACCTTGTCTGACTATGGAACACTTGCACACTCAGAATCAATTTTATGTGCCCGTTCAGACACAT ATTCCAGCATATCAGTATGCCTCACCAGAAGGCAGCTGTCTAGAACATGCTCCATCTTCTTCCAACATAGTTCAG CAGCCATTTATTGATGATGATCCtgataaagaaaagaaaataaaggaacttGAATTGCTACTTATGTCAGCAGAGAATgaaatcagaagaaaacaaatgtctTCT CAAGCTGGAAGCTTGTCTTGTTGGTCTGGAAATTTTATCATGGAGGATTGTATGCCTAATACACTAAGTGGCCTTGAGGAACAAACAAGTAATTTCTACAGTATGGATGAGACCCGCATCACAGCTGTTCAGCAGAATTCACCACCTAAGTATTTGGGTGTAGAAGCAAATAGAATGCTAACACCTCTACAAACCATTCCAGAATTTGCAGAGGCACTAGATCTTATGGATATC GATCCAGTAGCATGGAGTGATACCTGTTTTGAGCTTTCCGAGGCTGTTGTATCCCCTGTCAAGCCAGCTCCAGTAAAACTAATGCGGCTTCAGCACAGCGAAGGGGCTGCTGAGTGTCAGTATAATGTCGGTGTTATGCTTGATGGCAAAAACCACAGCAGCATCAGTGGGGATGAGGAAACAGTTTTTTCAACAACCTCAAACTTAACTAAGTTCAGCAATCCACCTGCTatcctgagaaagaaaaagagattgcGTGTTGGGCAGTCCCCAGTTAGTGATCTGAACGATGGCTTGTGTAACGATGCCGTCAATGTTCCACTAAAGCGGACGCCAGTGAAAACACTACCATTTTCTCCATCACAG TTTTTCAACACTTGTTCTGGAAATGAGCAATTTAACTTTGAAAATCCTGCATTTACATCCACTCCAATCTGTGGGCAGAAAGTTCTTATTACGACTCCTCTACACAAGGAAATGACACCACAAGATCAAAAGGAAAATGTGGG TTTTAGAAGTCCCACCATGAGAAGATCTCTTTTGGGTTCAACACCAAGGACACCAACTCCTTTCAAAAATGCTTTggctgctcaggaaaaaaagtatgGTCCCCTCAGACTTATG TCCCAACCTCTTGCCTTCTCGGAGGAAGACATTAGGGAAGTTTTGAAAGAGGAAACTGGAACAGATATATTTCCCAAGGAGGAAGATGACACTTTGTATAGAAActgcaagcaggag cACAACTTTTCTAAAAAAGTCAGAAAATCACTGGTCCTAGATccacaagaaaaagaagaggttGGGGCCCAGCGTTTGACAGAAGATAATAGTTTAGATGTACAG TCAAAAAATGCATATACCACATCTTTATTAATGACACCATTGTTGGAAATACAGGACAACAGATGTAACCTCACATCAGAAAAACAGGATACAAATTCAGCAAACAAAGCAAATGCAGTAATTAAGAAGAAACTGAATACATGTGCAACAAAAAATGTCAAAATGGAGAAAGTTCTTCAG CCAAATCGTGACTGGGAGGCAGTTGTTTATGGAAAAACAGAAGACCAGCTTATCATGACTGAACAAGCAAGAAGGTATCTGAGCACATACACTGCTACCAACAGCAATTCAAGGTCTCTGATACTGTGA
- the MYBL1 gene encoding myb-related protein A isoform X3 — MAERRRSEEDDDFQYMDHDYEVPQQKGLKKICSKVKWTREEDERLKKLVEQNGTDDWAFIASHLQNRSDFQCQHRWQKVLNPELIKGPWTKEEDQRVIELVQKYGPKRWSLIAKHLKGRIGKQCRERWHNHLNPEVKKSSWTEEEDRIIYEAHKRLGNRWAEIAKLLPGRTDNSIKNHWNSTMRRKVEQEGYLQSVIKSESAGSAELQPQPCLTMEHLHTQNQFYVPVQTHIPAYQYASPEGSCLEHAPSSSNIVQQPFIDDDPDKEKKIKELELLLMSAENEIRRKQMSSQAGSLSCWSGNFIMEDCMPNTLSGLEEQTSNFYSMDETRITAVQQNSPPKYLGVEANRMLTPLQTIPEFAEALDLMDIDPVAWSDTCFELSEAVVSPVKPAPVKLMRLQHSEGAAECQYNVGVMLDGKNHSSISGDEETVFSTTSNLTKFSNPPAILRKKKRLRVGQSPVSDLNDGLCNDAVNVPLKRTPVKTLPFSPSQFFNTCSGNEQFNFENPAFTSTPICGQKVLITTPLHKEMTPQDQKENVGFRSPTMRRSLLGSTPRTPTPFKNALAAQEKKYGPLRLMSQPLAFSEEDIREVLKEETGTDIFPKEEDDTLYRNCKQEHNFSKKVRKSLVLDPQEKEEVGAQRLTEDNSLDVQPNRDWEAVVYGKTEDQLIMTEQARRYLSTYTATNSNSRSLIL; from the exons ATGGCGGAGAGACGGCGCAG TGAGGAAGATGATGACTTTCAATATATGGATCATGACTATGAAGTACCACAGCAAAAAGGTTTGAAGAAGATATGTAGCAAGGTGAAATGGACCCGCGAAGAg GATGAAAGGCTAAAGAAGCTGGTGGAACAAAATGGTACAGATGATTGGGCTTTCATTGCTAGTCATCTACAA AATCGTTCAGATTTTCAGTGCCAGCATCGATGGCAGAAGGTACTAAACCCGGAATTGATTAAAGGTCCCTGGACTAAAGAAGAAGATCAGAGG GTTATTGAATTAGTTCAGAAGTATGGTCCAAAGCGCTGGTCTCTAATTGCAAAACACCTGAAAGGAAGAATAGGCAAGCAATGCAGAGAAAGATGGCATAACCATCTCAATCCTGAGGTAAAAAAGTCTTCGTGGACAGAAGAAGAGGACAGGATAATTTATGAAGCTCACAAGCGTTTGGGAAACCGATGGGCTGAAATAGCAAAACTTCTTCCTGGAAG GACTGATAATTCAATTAAAAATCACTGGAATTCAACAATGCGAAGAAAAGTGGAACAGGAGGGATATTTGCAAAGTGTTATAAAGTCTGAAAGTGCTGGTTCTGCTGAACTTCAGCCCCAACCTTGTCTGACTATGGAACACTTGCACACTCAGAATCAATTTTATGTGCCCGTTCAGACACAT ATTCCAGCATATCAGTATGCCTCACCAGAAGGCAGCTGTCTAGAACATGCTCCATCTTCTTCCAACATAGTTCAG CAGCCATTTATTGATGATGATCCtgataaagaaaagaaaataaaggaacttGAATTGCTACTTATGTCAGCAGAGAATgaaatcagaagaaaacaaatgtctTCT CAAGCTGGAAGCTTGTCTTGTTGGTCTGGAAATTTTATCATGGAGGATTGTATGCCTAATACACTAAGTGGCCTTGAGGAACAAACAAGTAATTTCTACAGTATGGATGAGACCCGCATCACAGCTGTTCAGCAGAATTCACCACCTAAGTATTTGGGTGTAGAAGCAAATAGAATGCTAACACCTCTACAAACCATTCCAGAATTTGCAGAGGCACTAGATCTTATGGATATC GATCCAGTAGCATGGAGTGATACCTGTTTTGAGCTTTCCGAGGCTGTTGTATCCCCTGTCAAGCCAGCTCCAGTAAAACTAATGCGGCTTCAGCACAGCGAAGGGGCTGCTGAGTGTCAGTATAATGTCGGTGTTATGCTTGATGGCAAAAACCACAGCAGCATCAGTGGGGATGAGGAAACAGTTTTTTCAACAACCTCAAACTTAACTAAGTTCAGCAATCCACCTGCTatcctgagaaagaaaaagagattgcGTGTTGGGCAGTCCCCAGTTAGTGATCTGAACGATGGCTTGTGTAACGATGCCGTCAATGTTCCACTAAAGCGGACGCCAGTGAAAACACTACCATTTTCTCCATCACAG TTTTTCAACACTTGTTCTGGAAATGAGCAATTTAACTTTGAAAATCCTGCATTTACATCCACTCCAATCTGTGGGCAGAAAGTTCTTATTACGACTCCTCTACACAAGGAAATGACACCACAAGATCAAAAGGAAAATGTGGG TTTTAGAAGTCCCACCATGAGAAGATCTCTTTTGGGTTCAACACCAAGGACACCAACTCCTTTCAAAAATGCTTTggctgctcaggaaaaaaagtatgGTCCCCTCAGACTTATG TCCCAACCTCTTGCCTTCTCGGAGGAAGACATTAGGGAAGTTTTGAAAGAGGAAACTGGAACAGATATATTTCCCAAGGAGGAAGATGACACTTTGTATAGAAActgcaagcaggag cACAACTTTTCTAAAAAAGTCAGAAAATCACTGGTCCTAGATccacaagaaaaagaagaggttGGGGCCCAGCGTTTGACAGAAGATAATAGTTTAGATGTACAG CCAAATCGTGACTGGGAGGCAGTTGTTTATGGAAAAACAGAAGACCAGCTTATCATGACTGAACAAGCAAGAAGGTATCTGAGCACATACACTGCTACCAACAGCAATTCAAGGTCTCTGATACTGTGA
- the MYBL1 gene encoding myb-related protein A isoform X2 — MAERRRSEEDDDFQYMDHDYEVPQQKGLKKICSKVKWTREEDERLKKLVEQNGTDDWAFIASHLQNRSDFQCQHRWQKVLNPELIKGPWTKEEDQRVIELVQKYGPKRWSLIAKHLKGRIGKQCRERWHNHLNPEVKKSSWTEEEDRIIYEAHKRLGNRWAEIAKLLPGRTDNSIKNHWNSTMRRKVEQEGYLQSVIKSESAGSAELQPQPCLTMEHLHTQNQFYVPVQTHIPAYQYASPEGSCLEHAPSSSNIVQPFIDDDPDKEKKIKELELLLMSAENEIRRKQMSSQAGSLSCWSGNFIMEDCMPNTLSGLEEQTSNFYSMDETRITAVQQNSPPKYLGVEANRMLTPLQTIPEFAEALDLMDIDPVAWSDTCFELSEAVVSPVKPAPVKLMRLQHSEGAAECQYNVGVMLDGKNHSSISGDEETVFSTTSNLTKFSNPPAILRKKKRLRVGQSPVSDLNDGLCNDAVNVPLKRTPVKTLPFSPSQFFNTCSGNEQFNFENPAFTSTPICGQKVLITTPLHKEMTPQDQKENVGFRSPTMRRSLLGSTPRTPTPFKNALAAQEKKYGPLRLMSQPLAFSEEDIREVLKEETGTDIFPKEEDDTLYRNCKQEHNFSKKVRKSLVLDPQEKEEVGAQRLTEDNSLDVQSKNAYTTSLLMTPLLEIQDNRCNLTSEKQDTNSANKANAVIKKKLNTCATKNVKMEKVLQPNRDWEAVVYGKTEDQLIMTEQARRYLSTYTATNSNSRSLIL; from the exons ATGGCGGAGAGACGGCGCAG TGAGGAAGATGATGACTTTCAATATATGGATCATGACTATGAAGTACCACAGCAAAAAGGTTTGAAGAAGATATGTAGCAAGGTGAAATGGACCCGCGAAGAg GATGAAAGGCTAAAGAAGCTGGTGGAACAAAATGGTACAGATGATTGGGCTTTCATTGCTAGTCATCTACAA AATCGTTCAGATTTTCAGTGCCAGCATCGATGGCAGAAGGTACTAAACCCGGAATTGATTAAAGGTCCCTGGACTAAAGAAGAAGATCAGAGG GTTATTGAATTAGTTCAGAAGTATGGTCCAAAGCGCTGGTCTCTAATTGCAAAACACCTGAAAGGAAGAATAGGCAAGCAATGCAGAGAAAGATGGCATAACCATCTCAATCCTGAGGTAAAAAAGTCTTCGTGGACAGAAGAAGAGGACAGGATAATTTATGAAGCTCACAAGCGTTTGGGAAACCGATGGGCTGAAATAGCAAAACTTCTTCCTGGAAG GACTGATAATTCAATTAAAAATCACTGGAATTCAACAATGCGAAGAAAAGTGGAACAGGAGGGATATTTGCAAAGTGTTATAAAGTCTGAAAGTGCTGGTTCTGCTGAACTTCAGCCCCAACCTTGTCTGACTATGGAACACTTGCACACTCAGAATCAATTTTATGTGCCCGTTCAGACACAT ATTCCAGCATATCAGTATGCCTCACCAGAAGGCAGCTGTCTAGAACATGCTCCATCTTCTTCCAACATAGTTCAG CCATTTATTGATGATGATCCtgataaagaaaagaaaataaaggaacttGAATTGCTACTTATGTCAGCAGAGAATgaaatcagaagaaaacaaatgtctTCT CAAGCTGGAAGCTTGTCTTGTTGGTCTGGAAATTTTATCATGGAGGATTGTATGCCTAATACACTAAGTGGCCTTGAGGAACAAACAAGTAATTTCTACAGTATGGATGAGACCCGCATCACAGCTGTTCAGCAGAATTCACCACCTAAGTATTTGGGTGTAGAAGCAAATAGAATGCTAACACCTCTACAAACCATTCCAGAATTTGCAGAGGCACTAGATCTTATGGATATC GATCCAGTAGCATGGAGTGATACCTGTTTTGAGCTTTCCGAGGCTGTTGTATCCCCTGTCAAGCCAGCTCCAGTAAAACTAATGCGGCTTCAGCACAGCGAAGGGGCTGCTGAGTGTCAGTATAATGTCGGTGTTATGCTTGATGGCAAAAACCACAGCAGCATCAGTGGGGATGAGGAAACAGTTTTTTCAACAACCTCAAACTTAACTAAGTTCAGCAATCCACCTGCTatcctgagaaagaaaaagagattgcGTGTTGGGCAGTCCCCAGTTAGTGATCTGAACGATGGCTTGTGTAACGATGCCGTCAATGTTCCACTAAAGCGGACGCCAGTGAAAACACTACCATTTTCTCCATCACAG TTTTTCAACACTTGTTCTGGAAATGAGCAATTTAACTTTGAAAATCCTGCATTTACATCCACTCCAATCTGTGGGCAGAAAGTTCTTATTACGACTCCTCTACACAAGGAAATGACACCACAAGATCAAAAGGAAAATGTGGG TTTTAGAAGTCCCACCATGAGAAGATCTCTTTTGGGTTCAACACCAAGGACACCAACTCCTTTCAAAAATGCTTTggctgctcaggaaaaaaagtatgGTCCCCTCAGACTTATG TCCCAACCTCTTGCCTTCTCGGAGGAAGACATTAGGGAAGTTTTGAAAGAGGAAACTGGAACAGATATATTTCCCAAGGAGGAAGATGACACTTTGTATAGAAActgcaagcaggag cACAACTTTTCTAAAAAAGTCAGAAAATCACTGGTCCTAGATccacaagaaaaagaagaggttGGGGCCCAGCGTTTGACAGAAGATAATAGTTTAGATGTACAG TCAAAAAATGCATATACCACATCTTTATTAATGACACCATTGTTGGAAATACAGGACAACAGATGTAACCTCACATCAGAAAAACAGGATACAAATTCAGCAAACAAAGCAAATGCAGTAATTAAGAAGAAACTGAATACATGTGCAACAAAAAATGTCAAAATGGAGAAAGTTCTTCAG CCAAATCGTGACTGGGAGGCAGTTGTTTATGGAAAAACAGAAGACCAGCTTATCATGACTGAACAAGCAAGAAGGTATCTGAGCACATACACTGCTACCAACAGCAATTCAAGGTCTCTGATACTGTGA